From the Salvelinus alpinus chromosome 32, SLU_Salpinus.1, whole genome shotgun sequence genome, one window contains:
- the LOC139562433 gene encoding DNA damage-inducible transcript 4 protein-like: protein MYFTFSHNNSLDDSFPSSPQEDLGSQRLSWGNLVQKLTVIKRINQRLADKDHCSWNSDTGSVTDMSMISESDSGLFYSPLEESLCAHIVKTIVESLSDATDTVLCCSKLVLPDTLLDNISRELLHLAASEPCGLKGALIDLCVEQGDQQGELCSVEQIAVDHNLVPTFHLTLVLRPEVGGLWPKVQRLFGGRRAVSPQRQSGRHTLRLSTGFRAIKRKLYSSGELLVEEC from the exons ATGTACTTTACGTTTTCTCATAACAACTCACTGGACGACAGTTTCCCTTCCTCCCCACAGGAAGACCTGGGTTCTCAACGGTTGTCCTGGGGGAATCTGGTGCAGAAACTAACCGTAATCAAAAGGATCAATCAACGGTTGGCAGACAAAGATCATTGCAGTTGGAATAGTGACACTG GATCAGTCACAGACATGTCCATGATATCAGAGTCTGACAGCGGTCTCTTCTACAGCCCACTGGAGGAGTCTCTCTGTGCCCACATTGTAAAGACCATTGTCGAGAGCCTCTCTGACGCTACGGACACTGTCCTGTGCTGCTCCAAACTGGTCCTACCAGATACTCTCCTGGACAACATCAGTCGGGAGCTTCTCCATCTGGCTGCGAGTGAGCCTTGCGGCCTCAAGGGGGCGCTCATTGACCTGTGTGTGGAGCAGGGGGACCAACAAGGAGAACTGTGTAGTGTGGAGCAGATAGCCGTGGACCATAACCTGGTTCCTACCTTCCATCTCACCCTCGTGCTACGGCCAGAGGTGGGGGGGTTGTGGCCCAAGGTGCAGAGACTCTTTGGGGGCCGGAGGGCTGTGTCCCCCCAGAGGCAGAGTGGGAGACACACACTCAGGCTCAGTACCGGGTTCAGGGCTATCAAAAGAAAGCTGTATAGTTCAGGAGAGCTGCTTGTTGAAGAGTGCTGA